The DNA region AAACTCAATAAATCCTGGCAGGAAGCCTATCTTGGAAGTCTTCATGGAAGAGAAGAAAATTTTATAGAGAAAATTAAAGACTATAAAGTATCTATATGGCTTACAGATAAGGTAAATTCTCCAGAAGAAATTTGTAAAAGATTATTTAAGGAAAAGCTTTCAGTTAAAGTATATATAGGAGAAAACTTGTCCTATGATGATGAAAGAATTTTAATTGGAAAGCCAGAGGAATTTATACATAGAGAATTTTATCCGATGACTAGTCGCTGTAATATTCCACCTTCTAAAGGTGGAGATAACAGCGACACGTCCCTGGATAATTCATCTAAACTTGTTGGGAGTACAAATTCCCAACAAGTAAGATTCATTGATGATTTAGCGGTGGTGGT from Clostridium pasteurianum BC1 includes:
- the cbiE gene encoding precorrin-6y C5,15-methyltransferase (decarboxylating) subunit CbiE; translation: MLYIVGLGPGSRKYMLVKAIEILDRSDIIIGFKRAIESIAFIKDKNRILVKTLKEILDIINNNADKSISIVASGDPCFYGISDYINRNYKGELITIPGISSFQYLMAKLNKSWQEAYLGSLHGREENFIEKIKDYKVSIWLTDKVNSPEEICKRLFKEKLSVKVYIGENLSYDDERILIGKPEEFIHREFYPMTSRCNIPPSKGGDNSDTSLDNSSKLVGSTNSQQVRFIDDLAVVVIENEIHKG